A single genomic interval of Anopheles marshallii chromosome 2, idAnoMarsDA_429_01, whole genome shotgun sequence harbors:
- the LOC128708776 gene encoding dynein regulatory complex protein 9-like: protein MAEARQEESALIIKKIVEECLQKFEILKWCPNNAKLYDSTGTYSIANLLHQKSKRLRSILGKIAENPKHLASDTSQSTLGSYIPCDESASGEERMYYDRFEYLDRCKVIQRLAKRLEMLKYQYHEWNHQLNEESQIEMTKQRFVMLWESARKEQLQKSISLRVQDLQKEQTISDRCRANAFQTALTINQYYDWKLANTEQAIEDWMTRFDHEKEEQDARFQKARATEKYWNELLRLYEQQAQQILDLEKDLACWETEAEFKEFCHRMATKLQAWWRGVMTRKGYGRFGTSGRNRRKKSKPKDKIKLKKNNK from the exons ATGGCCGAAGCTAGACAGGAAGAAAGCGCActcatcattaaaaaaatcgtagaagaatgtttacaaaaatttgaaattctAAAATGGTGTCCCAATAATGCGAAATTGTACGATTCGACTGGCACGTATTCAATTGCTAACCTGTTGCACcagaaaagcaaaagattGCGTTCGATTTTAGGAAAGATTGCCGAAAATCCGAAACACCTTGCATCGGACACTTCGCAAAGCACACTTGGAAGTTACATACCGTGTGATGAAAGCGCTTCAGGAGAAGAAAGAATGTACTATGATCGTTTTGAGTATCTCGATCGATGCAAAGTGATTCAGCGACTGGCAAAAAGGCTTGAAATGCTTAAATATCAATACCACGAGTGGAATCACCAACTTAAC GAAGAATCACAAATCGAAATGACCAAACAACGCTTTGTTATGCTATGGGAATCGGCCCGTAAAGAGCAGTTGCAAAAATCCATTTCGCTGCGTGTACAAGATCTTCAGAAAGAACAGACGATCTCGGACCGTTGTAGGGCAAACGCATTTCAGACAGCGCTTACTATAAATCAATACTATGATTGGAAGCTGGCGAACACTGAGCAAGCTATTGAAGACTGGATGACGCGTTTCGATCACGAAAAAGAGGAACAAGATGCTCGTTTTCAAAAGGCTCGCGCGACAGAAAAGTATTGGAACGAGTTACTACGACTATACGAACAACAGGCACAGCAAATACTTGATTTAGAAAAAGATTTAGCGTGTTGGGAAACGGAAGCAGAATTCAAAGAATTTTGCCACCGGATGGCCACAAAATTGCAAGCCTGGTGGCGCGGCGTAATGACGCGGAAAGGATATGGCAGATTTGGCACATCTGGAAGGAATaggcgaaagaaaagcaagcctaaggacaaaataaaacttaaaaaaaacaataaatag
- the LOC128707866 gene encoding uncharacterized protein LOC128707866, which translates to MSPTASVKLNIFNGIPIRCTVFPRNPTLLPWDSLPESFRSVQYVQQSVYASNGSGGLDGMLLGNMAEAMNFTAETMDASDGLEYGYRLNNDSYVGSLGDLLQYRTDVSFNIRFMKYYDTHGIEFLHPIYSDQLCILSPKSLEIPQWLAIFLCFHPNVWVSFVAIGFFGGYCWYVLRRWGLCKVRRYRQRLRKGDRTQCSVLSIEMWLVLLGASSTHLPVRMIERLLLTVFLIANVIISGTFQGTLTTAFSTKTYYKDLNTLAALDQSALPIATSSRSLLDIFGNASLSPLYQSLKGKLQILNESARHRAAYQRDVCSIERHSDVHLIINTEYKRPNGQPMLHVVEECPRVYSLAYIVRKGWSFAPLFNAAIYRFVESGLCMKWYSDTEDALIVQKRIQQLIEHREEPALRKLTVVDMQTSFYIMAMGVFISLMVFVVETFIGRRE; encoded by the exons ATGAGTCCCACCGCTAGCGTCAAACTGAACATTTTTAACGGCATCCCGATACGTTGCACAGTTTTTCCGCGAAATCCAACGCTTCTGCCGTGGGATAGCCTACCGGAATCTTTTCGCAGTGTCCAGTATGTGCAGCAATCTGTCTACGCCTCGAACGGATCGGGCGGGCTCGATGGAATGCTGCTCGGTAACATGGCGGAGGCGATGAATTTCACTGCTGAAACAATGGATGCATCCGACGGATTGGAATATGGATATAGGCTGAATAATGACAGCTATGTAGGATCGCTCGGCGATCTATTACAGTACCGGACAGACGTTTCGTTTAACATTCGCTTCATGAAGTATTACGACACACATGGAATCGAGTTCCTGCATCCGATATACTCCGACCAGCTGTGCATCCTATCTCCAAAGTCGTTGGAAATACCTCAGTGGTTGGCCATCTTTCTCTGCTTTCATCCCAATGTTTGGGTGTCATTTGTGGCGATTGGATTCTTCGGAGGCTACTGTTGGTACGTATTACGACGCTGGGGACTATGCAAGGTACGCCGCTACAGGCAACGTTTGCGCAAAGGTGACCGTACCCAATGCTCCGTGCTATCGATCGAGATGTGGCTGGTACTGCTGGGTGCAAGCTCAACGCATTTGCCAGTTCGAATGATCGAGCGGTTACTTCTTACAGTGTTTCTCATTGCGAACGTTATTATATCTGGAACATTTCAG GGCACTCTGACCACAGCGTTCAGCACCAAAACTTACTACAAAGATCTAAACACCTTGGCGGCACTCGATCAGTCTGCGCTGCCGATCGCAACGTCATCCCGTTCACTGTTGGACATATTCGGAAATGCTTCACTCAGTCCATTGTATCAGTCACTCAAAGGAAAGCTTCAAATACTGAACGAATCCGCTCGTCACCGAGCAGCCTATCAACGGGATGTGTGCAGCATCGAGCGTCATTCAGACGTGCATCTGATCATCAACACTGAGTATAAACGACCGAACGGACAACCGATGCTGCACGTCGTTGAGGAGTGTCCTCGCGTGTATTCGCTGGCCTACATCGTCCGGAAAGGTTGGTCATTCGCACCACTGTTCAATGCCGCCATATACCGCTTCGTCGAGTCTGGTCTGTGCATGAAATGGTACTCCGATACCGAAGATGCACTGATAGTGCAGAAACGTATCCAGCAGCTGATCGAACATCGCGAGGAGCCAGCACTGCGGAAACTTACCGTCGTTGACatgcaaacatcattttaCATCATGGCAATGGGAGTATTTATCAGCTTGATGGTTTTCGTGGTTGAAACGTTTATCGGCCGGCGAGAGTAA